The genomic DNA CTTGAGCTCAAGTTGCTCATCATAACTCAGCCTCCACAGAGGGGTGACCACATCAGCTAGCCTTTCCTCCCAGGACAGATGATCAGTCGAGGGAGGTTTCTTGTGACTTTTTCTCCACTGTTTCTTTGATGGTGGTTTCCTCTGGTCAGCTAGAATAGTGTCACTAGTTGAAAACAGACAGGTTCGCCTCACAGGATACAGAATCTTGTGTTTGACAAATATGACTGACCTGCTGCGTGTAGCTGCCAAAGCCATTTTGACTTTCAAAGAAGTAGCTATTGTGGCTGAGGGTGCTGCAGGTGTTAGCTAGTGTCACGAAGACGACCAGTAAAGCTAATGGTGCGTTCCAGACAACTCGGAACTTGAATATTTCCGAACTCTTGCTAGAAAAAGTACAATAGAACGCCACTCAAAGTCGGACTTCCTACCGCAGACTGTAAAGATAGGTTTCTCTTAAATTCATGGTTTCTACTTGTAAACTCGGGGCAAATCCATCTACAACTATTTCCGTTATTTGACGTCACACAAAAATGGCAGCATCCCTGGAAGGCATTTGTGAATATCTGCGGTAAACACTCAACTAAAGTAAAGTGTTATTTATGTAATATTTAGATACATTTCCAAGTATAAAGTTACCTCATACGTccattttcttccttttttcctttatATCTATGATTTATAATCAAGGGGGCTGTGCTGCGGTGAGTTCATGTGTGTAAACGTTACACTGGCCAAAGATATCAGTTTGTCGTCATgaatgtattataagaccaaatgGATGTTGTTTTTCACTGTCAGCCATGGTTTGGCGCCGTGCTCCTGGAACGCTTGGAGGTCGGAAGCTTAGCTATGTTTGGAAGTACAAATTTGTCTTGTTAATGCGGACGATGAAATACACGTTTTGGGCTTTTCGGCGTTCAATAGAAGTTGGACATTTCAACTGGGAAATTACGACGACCTccgactatatatatataatcccaCTCCACTTACTTCACGgtttaaaaacgttttttctTACGGGTTCATGCTGGCGGTCCAGATTTGGTCCCATTCAACTGTTATGACGTTTTATTAACGAGCCACATAGCCCTACGTCATGTCCATGCGCCTCTCAGGGCAAGTAAACATTTCCGCTGTGTCGCGATGGACTCAAACAAGGACGAAGCGGAGCGGTGCATTAAAATAGCCCTAATTGCGATCAACAACAAGCAGCCGGACAAAGCCAGGAAGTTTCTAGAGAAGGCACAGCGCCTATTTCCGACAGATCAGGCCGAAAGTACGTCGAATAAACGTCTATTTCTCAGGGATTTTATCTCGGATGGTGGGCCATCGCTTTGAAACCaaaaaagctaacgttagcataacgTTACACCAGCTGCTCCTAACTAACACTggtatttgtagttttttcagCCCCCACCCGCGATATCTGCAACATAGCTGGTTACTTAATGTCTTATATGGGTGCTTACTTATTCGCAGTTCGCATTGGCGTCCTTGTTAGCAGCTAACCTTACAGTGTTAACCGTTAGCTCACTATGTCAGTGAATTATCTGATTATGAGCAAGACTCAAGTGTCATCCTTGCATAATATGGTCTAATATCTTTGCAGATTTATTGGAGTCGTTGGCGCATAATGGAAAGCCTTCAGATGAGAATGGCAGTCCTGTAAACGGAGACGGACCCACTATGAGGCACCGCAGCCACGGAGAGGAGCCTGATGTGTCCGCACCGCGGGCCACAGACTCGGCTAAATCCTACACCGCAGATCAGCTGGAGGCTGTCAGAAAGTCAGTGCACATGTGAATCTGTTCTTTTGTTTCAGTAATAACGTTACTACGCAACCAACGACACAGTAGAGCTGAAAAAAATTAAGATACACTACATGTGTTACTCATTACCCTGATATTAATCAGTAATATGACATTTTGGTTATATATTGCAGTACATTTGTTCTATTTAGGTGTAGggaatgaataaatatataactGGAAAATATAATTACTGCCAGTGTGTGATTGCCAAGCAGCTAGAAGCACGGATTGATTTTGAAAACGAGTTGTGGTGTCATCAGTGAAATGAGGATATTTCAAAGTGGCAAAATTAACTGCACAAAGTGAAGCCAGATTGCACACAATATATTCAGATTActccttttctttttgctgGCCGACCATTCACTGTGAGACTGAAGTTGTCCTATGTTTATAGAGAGCAATCAGCATCCTCagaaatactgtaaaaaaatactagATTGAATGTAATAATCTCAGAATTATCATTTGGTTTGCTCATACAATAAAAAGTGTGTCATTACTGTTAGCTTAATGAGGTATTTTATGTCACATTAATATCTCAATGGATGTAATTATATGTTGTTTCCATTTTTTCCCCCGCAATCTGCTAACTATCTCTGGtgggtgtttgttttgttttgttttgactgCAGGATTAAGAGCTGTAAAGATTATTACCAAATTTTGGGGGTTGAAAAGACCGCCTCTGAGGAGGATCTTAAAAAGGCTTACAGAAAGCTGGCTCTAAAATTTCACCCAGATAAAAATCACGCACCTGGAGCCACAGAGGCATTTAAAGGTAAATTAAAAGTAATTTCAATTGCTGTTCTCTGGAGGAcgtttaaatgtaaattcattAAGTGCAAATCTGTGGGGGCTTTTTGTGTGCCTTTCAGCTATTGGTAATGCCTATGCCGTGCTGAGTAACACTGAGAAACGAAGGCAGTATGACCAGTATGGAGAGGAGAgatcaaacacaaacagacacagacaccatCGTGATTTTGAAGCAGACATCTCACCTGAGGACCTCTTCAACATGTTCTTTGGTGGAGGCTTCCCATCAAGTAAGTAGATGCCAGatgattagggttgggtatcgtttgaattttaacgattccgattccttgtttcgattccggttcctaacgattctcgattccgattcttttaAGAGGCAGGGTCAAAAAAGTTTaggatattttaaatgagctaGCTAACCAATGGTCTTTCTGAAGGAAATAGTCTGACCATCTCCATCAATTTTAATTCTATGAACTTTTTATGAACTTTACTATGAATTTCTCACAGGGCTGTTTTCAACTACAATATAAATATCAAATCTTTGAACttgaatataaatattataaattatGAATATATTTTCACAGGGGTACACTTTCCTCAAGAGagctttatttttgaaaacctcatgaaaacacatttacacatgagTGTATGATGCTGCAGGTACTTAAACATGTTACCGTGCTCCCACTGATGGGTTAACCTGGTGCAGAATAGCAAATAAACAATAAGAAACAACTTGTAAAACCCAGTCCAGATTAGCAGCAGGTACAGTATAAAATCAGAAACAGTTGTTATTTGACCATATCTGCCTTCTCAGGCAGGATGCGTGAGCGTTCTGGACAGATAGTATCTCCTGCTGTGGagaaaacacagaacacagagtcGTGGAGTCACCAGCCTGGCTAACGTTCGCAATCTCAGGTCGTAAATTGTCTATGAAAAAATACGTGGGCTAATTTGTTAGCTGCCTCAATGTTGGTGCAAGacattatttattgtatatgtattgttttactTACCGGATTCGGACTGCAGTGCAGTCACTGCGGTGCCAGGCTGGGGTTGGAGCCAGAACCAGAGTAAGAGGCAGCGGAGGACGGTCGGCGCAGCGCGTCAAAGACAGGGCACACATTTATTTCTACTCCATGAACTCGGAGGTGCTTTATCATGTTCGATGTGCACCCTCCTATGCACGAAACAATCTTGTCGCAAATGTTGCATTTTGCCGAGATTTCGTTCTGTTTAGAAAAGTGAAGCCACACTTTGAACCGCCGACGCACGCTATCCATGTTCGACTCGCTCGGTTATGCCAACACTTCCGGTGGAGCTTCTTCGTTGGTGTTCAGCGGTTTCTTCTTCTGGTCGGCGGACTGTGAATCGAAACTAGGAATCGAAATTTAAACTTTTGAACGAGTCCGGGAAAATCGCAAAGCTAGTCCCGGttccaatcaatactcgatactCGATACCCAAGCCTACAGATGATCAGGTCATTTATGATGTTGTACTTTGGTGCAGTGCTATGGAGGTCCAAGAGTGCTGTGGTTTTCATGTTTGGAGTAAACATATACTGTTGGCTCTTCTCAGCCCTTATCAGCAATCATTCTCAGAGCCAATCGGAGCTGTCTGACTGGCTGTTCAGCCTTGTGAATCTCCTTATTTTTTTGACTTCGCCTTTGCTTTTCATCTTccacaaacaataaaaacacaggCAGATCCCAATGGGAAGCCGGGCTAAGCACAACGTTATAGTGCCATTATTTTATCATTAATATTGTACAGTATGAGAAAATggcaagacttttttttatcagattCACAGTTGCATGAATGTGGTTAGCTAGTTGTTATGTTTGCCTCTctgtgaaaatacacactgcttaGTAGTTATTTCCTTTCATCTACTCTATAATTACTAAATCCATTGCACTGCAGTAATATAATGTCTACAGTATTTGGAGTGAACCGGCTAAAACCAAAGGTAAAGTCTTTAAAATAGATTAGTCTAACCAAATAACATTTTGGTTTGCTTGACCAACCTTTGTTAAAAATGGAACTCTGCCTGTAAACACAGTTTCTAAAGAATTCTTTCTCTCTGGTTGAATATGTGATTATCAGACTTGCAGGCATTGGTTTCACATGGCTGTTATCTTCATCTatctttattttcttaaattgtTTTCAGGCAATGTACACGTTTACAGAAATGGAAGAATGCATTTTGCACACCATAATAGGCAAGAAagacgagagcagcagagagatgTAAGTCCTGTCTGTAATACTTTAATCACACTTAAATTTGATACCATCTGATGCACTGTATGGCCTGTAATGAAACTGCAATCacgttgtttttttctctctggacAGGGAGGTCTAGCGCTGTTTGTCCAGCTGATGCCCATCCTAATCCTCATCATTGTTTCTGCTCTTAGCCAGATGATGGTCACCCAGCCTCCCTACAGCCTTAGCTACCGCCCGTAAGTGTTGCACCACTCAGAGAGCTTTCTGAGGTTGCGTAAAATGTCTCATCTGCCTTACTCTGTTATTATGTCTTCTCTGTACATCAGGTCTGCTGGACATATTCACAAAAGGCATACATCGAATCTGAAGGTGCTTTTCTATGTGGGCGAACGTTTCAATGAAGAATATTCTGGGAATAACCTGAAGAATGTTGAGAGAAGTGTAGAAGAAGACTACATCTCTAACCTCAGAAACAACTGTTGGAAGGAGAAGCAGCAGAGTAAGTTTACAGTAGGGCTGCCCCCAACAGTTATTTTGATTGATTAATCTGCCAGGTATTTTCTCAAATAATCAGTTGTTAGTTAACTATTACTACTTTACAGTACTGCAACTCTAACGTATGCCACCTTGATTTTAAATGAGGTGTGTTCTTAGTTCATTGGTGATGAAAATTGGTGCTGAAATAACATCCCTTTTTGAGTTCCTTACACCAGCTTACAAAGGGTTAATTTACATATGATGTCtaaacacacacttacaaatGATATTTAAAGAGTAGTGGATTGAGACCTTGCGTACTGAAATACACTCTTGTACTTTCAGAGGAGGGCTTACTGTATCGTGCTCGTTACTTTGCGGATTCTGAGTTGTACCAAAGGGCACAGAGAATGGGGACTCCCAGCTGTTCCAGACTATCTGAGATTCAGGTTATAATGGATGGCTAAAAACCACTTGCGCATATAAGGGTAAGTTGCCACAACCATTACATTGCAATGTAATGTATTATTAATTATACTGTAATGTGGCATTACAGTATAATTGCTACTGTATACAATACATGAACTGTGAAGactccagtgtttgtgtgtattttatcCCACTATGTACACATCACTCTTCATTACAGTTGACAGTTTTCCAAAGCATAACAAAGGTTTTTGTATTAATTCGCAACTTTTCAGGCTGCTCTTTCCATTcgtttttaataaaaatgcaTTCCTTTAATATGTAATCCATTAAAGCAAGTGTTTAGtcagttttatttttgtccGTTAACTTATTGACACATGGTAATGCAGTTGCAAGCAGGGACTGACACCTGATATTTAAGAGTCAGCTATGTTGTCTCAGATGTCGGGGGTTTGCCACGGGCACTTTACTGCACTAACAAGTTTTTAAATCAGGTCCTGTTAACAACTGCATTACCATGTGATGcactataaaataaataaaggcaaCGGATGGGTCACTGTAATGAATTAGCTGTTAGTTTTAATACTGCACGTAAggtaggaaataaaaaaaataaaaaattcaatGATTTGAAAAATGGTGCAGTGTGTAGTTTTAAATAGTAGTAGTTAATTGGCTACATTTATCTGTATGATCAATTTCTTCTTGTAGCTGTTCCTCTGACACTGAGCATTGCACATTGTGTCCCTCCTCCAGTCCCTGGGATACAGTTCCAACAAAATTTCTAAAATCCGTCCTTTCTGTCTTAGGTCCCAGCCTGCTCTCTATTATCAACTACACTCGCGCAACCGGGCCATTACCTCACTATTTTAAAATTGACAGTGTTCAGATACTTCTTCAAACAACCTCTGTCGACCCAGCccagttaaagtgctcatattatgcttttccccttacctttattgtgtatatctttttgtgcacgttataggtttacaaagtgaaaaagcccaaagtccaccccaatgGGACTTACcgtcttccagagaaaacactgttcacaaactgctccaaacagctctattgtagtcaagcctttacttccgtgcgtcactttgtaacgcatgttataatgctcgcctagctgctagcatggcactccctcatgctctgcaactgacaagttagcagtacttactgtgaatgtgtgactctctgtagctaaaacagagagctcaacacacagggtgaaaagaggagctgcagcaatgtgcagtacaacaaatatatggtgatttctgaaaattaaaccacataaacctattctggttcaacctctaaatacaattatgaattatgagcactttaaagaattATAGACCAATCTCCAAGCTACTCTTTTTATACAAAGTCCTGGGGGGGAAATCCTGATGGAACCACACCTGAAGTTTATTGAGTGTCATAAACTCTTTGATAAATTTCACTCTGACTTGGCCAAAAATCATAGTACTGTCTGAGACCGCATTACTAAGAGTGACCAATGGCATTCTTATGCATGCAGACAGGGTGAATCTTTTATTACTCGATTTGACTGCTTCCTTTGATACTATCGATCATGCCATTTTACTTGGTAGGTTGCATAAGCGGGTTGGCATTTCTAGTACAGCTTTAAACTGGTGTCATTCCTATTTGACAAATAGATATTTAAATGTTTGCTGTCCTCTCTCCATGATTGCTCGGCCACCACCAAATAATTGGATTTCTCTTAACTTCCTCTAATTAAACCCTGATAAAActtgaaattattttaaatggaCCTGATAAGTTTGCCACTGCAATTGATTTATTAGCGTATTGGTTCATTCCACTCAAATATTAATTCCACTGCTAAGAATCTTGTCATCATCTTTGACCATAATATTACTTTTGACCATCATGTCACTTCAAAAATCTAATCTATCTTGTCTTCTACGGATCTTGAACTATTGAACACACCTTCGTTTTCTACTGTCTACATCAGAGATCTTTAACAGGGGGTCCTCcaaattattttataatatgataaatccaacatattattagcaaatataaactTAGCCTATTTGTGGAAAAaacccactgatgataggcttactggcctataggtaaggtagtcaccaAGGCcttccacagatacagttcatacTAAAGATTCACTGttccacatgtatgtgtaacattaaaagatgatttataaaatcatgtcaacaaatattttaataacttagtattctatgcgctaaaaaggtatgtataaaggctttaggctgccctacacttttattgtaggcccagtttaatatgcaacttattgttttacaatattagtggtagggggtccctgctctgtctctttcagttaagggttccttggcttaaaaaaaaaaacgttgaagacccctggtctagattATTGTAATTCTCTCTAAACATGCCTCAGTCAAGCTGCTTTAAATGTGTTAACAGTTGGTTTAAAATGCAGCTACCGGGCTCTTTACTAGAGCTAGCTGCCGGTCCCACATTACCCctgcacctaaccctaaccctgcatTCCTCCATTGGCCTACTGTAAAATTAGAATACCTTGCCTCCAGctacatttctctttgttcttTATTCTACTTCTCGACCACTCCGACCCTCAAATCTCTGCCTTTTAGCCATCCCCTGCTCCAACtgcaaaacaaaatgtgatCGTGCATTTACTGTTTTGGCCCCAACCCTCTGGAATCATCTTCTCCAATCTTCATCAAATCAGATTTGCTGAATCTTTGGACTGTTTTAAGCAGCTTCCAAACCCATCACTATATGCAAAGCCTTTTTATAGATCTCTTGTttggtctgtctctgtgttctgtgttttatattgtactttttttctacttgatttattaattcatttatattttccatgtgtgtgtgtgtgtgtgtgtgtgtgtgaagcactttgtaactgtgttttttttttttttttaaagtactaTGTAAATtaactttacttacttagttACAAGTGATAATGAATGATTTGTGTAAAAGTTTCTTGGCTGTCTGTGCATGTATACTTTAGATATCCAATAAGAGTTCATCCCATGTAGAGTGACAGCTGCATAACTCTCATggattcttttgttttttcgcAGGTTCGTCGGTACTTGAATCTAATTAGAAGAAATCGGTCGGAGCCCACTCAAATTGGAACATATTTCTGCAGCACACCAAGAGAATCAAAAATGCCTTACATGCAGTGGGCAGCGACCTCATCAGGGAACCTCATTACAACTTGGTGGTGATTGACTTCCTGTCGAACTGTGAGAAgctttgagttgactgctgacATTTTCTTACTCTAGTGTCTTCAGGATGGTGAGAGTCCGCTGGGCGTCACGGTCAAAACTAAGAGCATAGTTGTCTATTTGAACGGTAAACAAAGCTGCTAAGATTAGCTTCCTCTGTCCCagtctttttgttttccttaaACATTTTGACAAACCTCATGGCCTTCTCATAGACAGATGACTGAGCCACTCACAAGGaacatgtgtaatttttatAGTTCTTAACCAATGTAAAtattaattttacttttaacagTGCAGGGTTTATTGGAGTTAATATCAATTATTGTTATTTTGTGGATTTGCTTGTAGCCTGTTGGATCATAAGTATTGAAAATTGTTGcacaaataaaagtaaaccaTATTTATTAAATTAACATGCTAAAATTGTATAAAAGTTTCATTGAATTAAATTTGTCCGATGGTTGCCTGGTGCATATTGTCTCTTTTAAACAAGACCAAGAGTCTTAGTGAGGCTGTACTAATGTAACTTACCTGTGCTAACGTCAGCATTCTAACAGTGACAATTCTAACATGCTCATACTAACCAGGTGTAATGTTTACCATATGCTCACTTTTTGAGTCCAGCGTGTTAGTATGCTAATAAGTGCTAAACATAAAGTACAGctgaatgtcattagttttgcaggttttTGTTGAAGTTATGGGACATATTTTGGCCAGAAGATGGCACTAGAcgaaaagttaagggatcaccaaagatcattaggattcatcctctgggaaccataTTTTTTTATGGCAGTCCATAAtagttattatatatttaagctGGACCAACAGACTGACCTTGCCATCCCTAGAGACACCGCCAGCATggccacaaacacacaaactcacactcCTATGCTTTTATGGCACGTCATTGATTGCTTACGAGttggaaacaaaaacacagcaaattaattaaaaatatatatatatttatttgttcatgtacTTTAGGTTGTTGGAAAATACATAAGTTTCAGGTCATATTTGACTATCAAATACATATGGTAAGCCATTCCTTTATGGATGTGATTTTACATTTATAGGAAAGAAACTGACCCATGTTTAAACATGATTCTTTACTGTAACCAGGCGAGTAGCTGCCATGAAGTTGGTTTCAGGAAAACCTTGATACACTACTACACCAACAAAGACAGGTCCATGCTAGTTCAGGACCATCTTCTTAGTGCCATTTGGAGCCCTATGATATAGTCTTAAAAAAGACCATGCTTAACCCACCAGCCTCCGTTcacagtagcctacatatgcATTGAGTTCAGCTAATCGGGGACAGGAGCGCTTAGTCAGCAGCACTCCTCAATCAGCAGCTCCCCTGAACAGTACAGTTTCCTCTTGATAGCTCTAAAGCTCGTACTCAGCGTATGAGTGTTTCGGTGCCTTTCAGAAGTCTGTCGTGACTTGCTACCTTTAAAGAGCTTCTGAAACTTTGGCCACATTCCGCTGGACTCGAGCCTCAGTACCAGGGTTACATGGAAGGTCGGGACCAGGGTGGCATCTACTGCTATTTGGTCCACAGTACAAAGGGAGCCCTGCTCCCCCCTGTCCACACACAGGTCGATGAGCGCCCCCCTGAGGCCGCAAGGCTCGCTGGCAGCCAGGTGTAGCAGCTCCTTGCTGATATGGTGCAGTAGACAGTCAAGTAAGATGAGTTTGGAGCAGCCCAGGATGTGTGATGCATCGTTGAGACTTTGTGTTATTGTTGCTACAACCTCAGCAGCCAGGGTCTCCTCCAGGGGATAACAGAAGAAACTGCTGTCTGATTCTGACAGGGACATGTCTGCCACAGATCCTAAAACAAAAGAATACGGGTTAAAGTTGTGTCTGGTAGTGCAAGtcaactaaaaaataaaaatacatcttGGTTACAATGTGAATCAacccaaacaaaacacaaaatgaagCCTCCTGACAGATGAAGCCCGCAACGCTTACCAGTTTCGCTCCTGCTGCACTGATCCGCTGCTTGCCTCTGATTGACCCCCTTCAGCTCAGTCAGCCTCTGCAGAAGTCTGCCCCAGGACAGCCGCTTTGAACCCCTGTCCTCCGCTGGAGACGGAGGAAAGCTGCCGTACAGTGAATGGTTACAAGAAAATGACATCTTTACAAAGAAACGAACAAAAAGGTCTgagtgcttaaaaaaaaaaaaaaaaaagaagtgctaAGGTATCCTTCGATGGTGGATACCTACTCCTAAGCCAGACCAGCTGGAAACACTGACTGCAACAATGGAACAAAGCGTTAAATACCGAAGCCAGGATGCCCCGCCCTTTGTATTTCTTAACCAATGAGGTTTCAGCTCACGTCTTCAGCTCTCTACCCTGCCTGGTAACATTTTTGTCCTTTGATGAGGCAAAGGCCAGGCCCCCCGACCCGGCAAGGGGCCGACACCCAACCAAACTCAcagctttagaaaaaaaaaaattgacatatGAGATTTAACAGCCAAACCGACAGGCCAATCAGCGCTGCTCGTCACAATGCCATAAAACACTAAAAAGACACACCCCTGCAGTTTTTGGACAAAAAAGATGATGATGAAAGAGCTCGGGAAAGATTCATTCTTACACGTATCCCACGTATGCCTCGTGTGCCTCCTGTGCGTTAATGATCGGAAACTTGAGTCACTTTAGGCATACCTATAATCTTATAAAAATTGCGAATTTAGTGATATTATTGCCTATTGTGATAAAACAAATACTGGCTAGAAGTAATAGAGCTTACCCTCTACCTTATaggctaca from Sander lucioperca isolate FBNREF2018 chromosome 15, SLUC_FBN_1.2, whole genome shotgun sequence includes the following:
- the dnajb12a gene encoding dnaJ homolog subfamily B member 12a isoform X1, whose translation is MDSNKDEAERCIKIALIAINNKQPDKARKFLEKAQRLFPTDQAENLLESLAHNGKPSDENGSPVNGDGPTMRHRSHGEEPDVSAPRATDSAKSYTADQLEAVRKIKSCKDYYQILGVEKTASEEDLKKAYRKLALKFHPDKNHAPGATEAFKAIGNAYAVLSNTEKRRQYDQYGEERSNTNRHRHHRDFEADISPEDLFNMFFGGGFPSSNVHVYRNGRMHFAHHNRQERREQQRDGGLALFVQLMPILILIIVSALSQMMVTQPPYSLSYRPSAGHIHKRHTSNLKVLFYVGERFNEEYSGNNLKNVERSVEEDYISNLRNNCWKEKQQKEGLLYRARYFADSELYQRAQRMGTPSCSRLSEIQVIMDG
- the dnajb12a gene encoding dnaJ homolog subfamily B member 12a isoform X2: MVGHRFETKKANVSITLHQLLLTNTDLLESLAHNGKPSDENGSPVNGDGPTMRHRSHGEEPDVSAPRATDSAKSYTADQLEAVRKIKSCKDYYQILGVEKTASEEDLKKAYRKLALKFHPDKNHAPGATEAFKAIGNAYAVLSNTEKRRQYDQYGEERSNTNRHRHHRDFEADISPEDLFNMFFGGGFPSSNVHVYRNGRMHFAHHNRQERREQQRDGGLALFVQLMPILILIIVSALSQMMVTQPPYSLSYRPSAGHIHKRHTSNLKVLFYVGERFNEEYSGNNLKNVERSVEEDYISNLRNNCWKEKQQKEGLLYRARYFADSELYQRAQRMGTPSCSRLSEIQVIMDG
- the LOC116054623 gene encoding DNA damage-inducible transcript 4 protein-like produces the protein MSFSCNHSLYGSFPPSPAEDRGSKRLSWGRLLQRLTELKGVNQRQAADQCSRSETGSVADMSLSESDSSFFCYPLEETLAAEVVATITQSLNDASHILGCSKLILLDCLLHHISKELLHLAASEPCGLRGALIDLCVDRGEQGSLCTVDQIAVDATLVPTFHVTLVLRLESSGMWPKFQKLFKGSKSRQTSERHRNTHTLSTSFRAIKRKLYCSGELLIEECC